The Brachyhypopomus gauderio isolate BG-103 chromosome 2, BGAUD_0.2, whole genome shotgun sequence genome contains a region encoding:
- the mmp23bb gene encoding matrix metallopeptidase 23bb: MRWTELIMMPLALLLLLSPEGRTESVTGPLRESLLLPLPHHPTSWGNRPRVLLGRAKRYAINPLGYKWEHFNITYKITTFPNTLNKDDTRKAISIAFTKWSDVSPLTFTEITKPSESADIIIGFYTFNHTDCWGSPLHPCFDGLNGELAHAFLPPRGEIHFDNHEFWILGKSRFSWKQGVWLNDLVQVAAHEIGHALGLWHSRDPSALMHPNATYTGQRNIAQDDIWGIQRLYGCLDKKRVCDPWARLGFCERRRSFMKKYCPQRCDLCYEPVDVVATPTPPPANVKIKVVPRGKVVGFRCGTKNMRVPPKVSWYKDGEQLVTSVPGYIAIKDRDLRIVANEFNEGTYTCRILRRGSVVSANSWAIRLKPERSSSNS, from the exons ATGCGCTGGACTGAGTTAATAATGATGCCTCTAGCATTGCTGCTGCTCCTGTCCCCCGAAGGCAGAACAGAATCG GTCACCGGGCCACTACGGGAGTCTCTCCTGCtgcccctcccacaccacccaacCTCCTGGGGCAACAGGCCAAGAGTTCTGCTGGGTCGTGCCAAACGCTATGCCATCAACCCCCTGGGCTACAAGTGGGAGCACTTTAACATCACTTACAA GATTACAACGTTTCCCAACACGCTCAATAAAGATGACACCCGCAAAGCCATAAGCATCGCCTTCACTAAATGGAGTGACGTCTCCCCGCTGACCTTTACTGAAATCACCAAGCCCAGCGAGAGTGCTGACATCATTATTG GTTTCTACACATTCAATCACACGGATTGCTGGGGGTCACCGCTGCACCCTTGCTTTGACGGCCTGAATGGAGAGCTGGCTCACGCCTTCCTGCCCCCCCGCGGTGAGATCCACTTCGACAACCACGAGTTCTGGATTCTAGGAAAGTCTCGCTTCAGCTGGAAGCAAG GTGTGTGGCTCAATGACCTTGTTCAGGTTGCTGCCCATGAGATTGGCCATGCTCTCGGCCTGTGGCATTCACGGGACCCCAGTGCTCTGATGCACCCCAACGCCACCTACACCGGCCAGCGCAACATCGCTCAGGACGACATCTGGGGAATCCAGCGCCTTTATG GCTGCTTGGATAAGAAGCGCGTGTGTGACCCCTGGGCCCGGTTAGGATTCTGTGAAAGGAGACGGAGTTTTATGAAGAAGTACTGCCCTCAACGGTGTGACCTGTGTTATG AGCCTGTGGATGTGGTGGCCACCCCGACGCCCCCCCCTGCCAACGTGAAGATCAAGGTGGTGCCTCGTGGGAAAGTCGTCGGCTTCCGCTGTGGGACCAAAAACATGAGAGTCCCTCCAAAAGTCAG CTGGTATAAAGATGGAGAACAGCTGGTGACCTCCGTCCCCGGATACATCGCCATCAAGGACCGGGACCTCCGCATCGTGGCCAACGAGTTCAACGAGGGAACGTACACCTGTCGCATCCTCCGGCGTGGTAGCGTGGTGTCGGCCAACTCCTGGGCCATCCGGCTGAAACCCGAGCGCTCCTCGAGCAACAGCTGA